The following coding sequences lie in one Syngnathoides biaculeatus isolate LvHL_M chromosome 16, ASM1980259v1, whole genome shotgun sequence genomic window:
- the smurf1 gene encoding E3 ubiquitin-protein ligase SMURF1 isoform X1 translates to MSNPGTRRNGSSIKIRLTVLCAKNLAKKDFFRLPDPFAKVVVDGSGQCHSTDTVKSTLDPKWNQHYDLYIGKADSITISIWNHKKIHKRQGAGFLGCIRLLSNAISRLKDTGYQRLDLCKLNPSDSDAVRGQIVVSLQTRDRIGSGGPVVDCRGLLENDGPVLEGCFSEEPLPYSDPTGAAGGGNCRLDSPSQENRLQSQRIRGQDSRGHGHTPQNRPHGHQPPDLPEGYEQRTTVQGQVYFLHTQTGVSTWHDPRIPRDLASVSCEELGPLPVGWEVRSTVSGRIYFVDHNNRTTQFTDPRLHTIISQQSQVKESSQPPQMDVGVEEGGVGGMGGGVGGDGDVAARYERDLVHKLKLLRHELSLQQPQAGHCRIEVSREEIFEESYRQIMKMRPKDLKKRLMVKFRGEEGLDYGGVAREWLYLLCHEMLNPYYGLFQYSTDNIYTLQINPDSSINPDHLSYFHFVGRVMGLAVFHGHYINGSFTLPFYKQLLGKPIQLNDLETTDPELHKSLIWILENDITSVLDHTFCVEHNAFGKFLQHELKPNGRNIPVTEENKKEYVRLYVNWRFMRGIEAQFLALQKGFSELIPQHLLKPFDHKELELIIGGLGKIDLADWKTNTRLKHCTSESNVVRWFWQAVEAFSEERRGRLLQFVTGSTRVPLQGFKALQGSTGSAGPRLFTIHLIDANTDNLPKAHTCFNRIDIPPYESYEKLYEKLLTAVEETCGFAVE, encoded by the exons TATTATGTGCCAAGAACCTAGCAAAGAAAGACTTCTTTC GTCTCCCCGATCCTTTTGCCAAGGTTGTGGTGGACGGATCAGGTCAATGCCACTCGACAGACACAGTCAAGAGCACACTGGACCCCAAATGGAATCAGCACTACGACCT ctacaTTGGAAAAGCAGACTCGATCACCATCAGTATATGGAACCACAAGAAGATCCATAAACGGCAAGGGGCAGGCTTCTTAGGGTGCATTAGACTTCTTTCAAACGCCATCAGCAGACTAAAAGACACGGGAT ACCAGCGGCTAGATCTTTGTAAACTGAACCCCTCAGACAGTGACGCAGTGCGGGGACAGATTGTAG tgagcCTGCAGACACGAGACCGCATAGGTAGCGGAGGCCCTGTGGTGGACTGTCGAGGTCTATTAGAAAATGATGG GCCTGTGTTAGAGGGATGTTTCAGTGAAGAACCGCTGCCTTATTCCGACCCCACTGGTGCCGCGGGTGGCGGGAACTGCCGTCTCGACTCACCCAGTCAAGAAAACCGTCTTCAGTCCCAGCGAATTCGGGGGCAGGATTCCCGAGGCCATGGCCACACCCCTCAGAACAGACCTCACGGGCACCAACCGCCTGACCTGCCTGAAGGATATG AGCAGCGAACAACAGTGCAGGGCCAGGTGTACTTCCTTCACACACAGACAGGTGTCAGCACTTGGCATGACCCTCGGATACCAAG GGACCTGGCCAGTGTAAGCTGTGAGGAGCTTGGTCCCTTGCCAGTGGGCTGGGAGGTCCGAAGCACCGTGTCCGGACGCATTTACTTTGTGGACCACAATAACCGAACCACACAGTTCACAGACCCCCGTCTACATACCATCATCAG CCAGCAATCCCAAGTGAAGGAATCCTCACAACCCCCCCAGATGGATGTGGGGGTTGAGGAGGGCGGAGTTGGTGGAATGGGCGGTGGTGTCGGTGGTGACGGGGATGTGGCGGCGCGCTATGAAAGAGATTTGGTCCATAAACTGAAGCTGCTACGTCACGAGCTTTCCCTGCAGCAGCCCCAAGCGGGACACTGTCGCATCGAGGTATCTCGTGAAGAGATATTTGAG GAGTCGTATCGGCAGATAATGAAGATGAGGCCCAAAGATCTGAAGAAGCGTCTCATGGTTAAATTCAGAGGGGAGGAAGGCCTGGACTACGGCGGCGTGGCCAG GGAGTGGCTGTACCTGCTGTGTCATGAAATGTTGAACCCTTATTACGGCCTCTTCCAATACTCCACTGACAATATCTACACATTACAGATCAACCCCGACTCCTCCATTAACCCA GATCACCTATCATATTTCCACTTTGTGGGCCGCGTAATGGGGCTGGCAGTTTTTCATGGTCACTACATCAACGGGAGCTTCACGCTGCCCTTCTACAAACAGCTGCTCGGCAAACCCATTCAGCTCAATGACCTGGAGACCACCGACCCAGAGTTGCACAAGAGTCTCATCTGGATATT AGAGAACGACATCACTTCGGTCCTGGACCACACATTCTGTGTGGAGCATAATGCCTTTGGAAAGTTCCTACAACATGAACTCAAACCTAATGGCCGTAACATCCCTGTTACTGAGGAGAACAAGAAGGAATATGTCAG GCTTTATGTGAACTGGAGGTTTATGCGAGGAATTGAAGCCCAGTTTCTGGCACTCCAGAAGGGATTTAGTGAGCTTATCCCCCAACATCTCCTCAAACCTTTCGACCATAAAGAACTTGAG CTGATCATCGGCGGATTGGGGAAAATCGACTTGGCTGACTGGAAGACCAACACGCGCCTTAAGCACTGTACAAGTGAGAGCAACGTGGTGCGGTGGTTCTGGCAGGCGGTGGAGGCGTTCagtgaggagaggagaggacgCTTGCTGCAATTTGTCACGGGCTCCACCCGGGTCCCTTTACAGGGCTTCAAAGCACTGCAGG GCTCTACAGGTTCTGCAGGACCAAGACTTTTTACCATCCATTTGATAGACGCCAACACTGACAACTTGCCGAAGGCACACACATG TTTTAACAGGATAGACATCCCCCCCTACGAGTCTTACGAGAAACTTTACGAGAAACTGCTGACTGCCGTGGAGGAGACATGTGGCTTCGCTGTGGAGTGA
- the smurf1 gene encoding E3 ubiquitin-protein ligase SMURF1 isoform X2, producing the protein MSNPGTRRNGSSIKIRLTVLCAKNLAKKDFFRLPDPFAKVVVDGSGQCHSTDTVKSTLDPKWNQHYDLYIGKADSITISIWNHKKIHKRQGAGFLGCIRLLSNAISRLKDTGYQRLDLCKLNPSDSDAVRGQIVVSLQTRDRIGSGGPVVDCRGLLENDGPVLEGCFSEEPLPYSDPTGAAGGGNCRLDSPSQENRLQSQRIRGQDSRGHGHTPQNRPHGHQPPDLPEGYEQRTTVQGQVYFLHTQTGVSTWHDPRIPRDLASVSCEELGPLPVGWEVRSTVSGRIYFVDHNNRTTQFTDPRLHTIISQQSQVKESSQPPQMDVGVEEGGVGGMGGGVGGDGDVAARYERDLVHKLKLLRHELSLQQPQAGHCRIEVSREEIFEESYRQIMKMRPKDLKKRLMVKFRGEEGLDYGGVAREWLYLLCHEMLNPYYGLFQYSTDNIYTLQINPDSSINPDHLSYFHFVGRVMGLAVFHGHYINGSFTLPFYKQLLGKPIQLNDLETTDPELHKSLIWILENDITSVLDHTFCVEHNAFGKFLQHELKPNGRNIPVTEENKKEYVRLYVNWRFMRGIEAQFLALQKGFSELIPQHLLKPFDHKELELIIGGLGKIDLADWKTNTRLKHCTSESNVVRWFWQAVEAFSEERRGRLLQFVTGSTRVPLQGFKALQGSAGPRLFTIHLIDANTDNLPKAHTCFNRIDIPPYESYEKLYEKLLTAVEETCGFAVE; encoded by the exons TATTATGTGCCAAGAACCTAGCAAAGAAAGACTTCTTTC GTCTCCCCGATCCTTTTGCCAAGGTTGTGGTGGACGGATCAGGTCAATGCCACTCGACAGACACAGTCAAGAGCACACTGGACCCCAAATGGAATCAGCACTACGACCT ctacaTTGGAAAAGCAGACTCGATCACCATCAGTATATGGAACCACAAGAAGATCCATAAACGGCAAGGGGCAGGCTTCTTAGGGTGCATTAGACTTCTTTCAAACGCCATCAGCAGACTAAAAGACACGGGAT ACCAGCGGCTAGATCTTTGTAAACTGAACCCCTCAGACAGTGACGCAGTGCGGGGACAGATTGTAG tgagcCTGCAGACACGAGACCGCATAGGTAGCGGAGGCCCTGTGGTGGACTGTCGAGGTCTATTAGAAAATGATGG GCCTGTGTTAGAGGGATGTTTCAGTGAAGAACCGCTGCCTTATTCCGACCCCACTGGTGCCGCGGGTGGCGGGAACTGCCGTCTCGACTCACCCAGTCAAGAAAACCGTCTTCAGTCCCAGCGAATTCGGGGGCAGGATTCCCGAGGCCATGGCCACACCCCTCAGAACAGACCTCACGGGCACCAACCGCCTGACCTGCCTGAAGGATATG AGCAGCGAACAACAGTGCAGGGCCAGGTGTACTTCCTTCACACACAGACAGGTGTCAGCACTTGGCATGACCCTCGGATACCAAG GGACCTGGCCAGTGTAAGCTGTGAGGAGCTTGGTCCCTTGCCAGTGGGCTGGGAGGTCCGAAGCACCGTGTCCGGACGCATTTACTTTGTGGACCACAATAACCGAACCACACAGTTCACAGACCCCCGTCTACATACCATCATCAG CCAGCAATCCCAAGTGAAGGAATCCTCACAACCCCCCCAGATGGATGTGGGGGTTGAGGAGGGCGGAGTTGGTGGAATGGGCGGTGGTGTCGGTGGTGACGGGGATGTGGCGGCGCGCTATGAAAGAGATTTGGTCCATAAACTGAAGCTGCTACGTCACGAGCTTTCCCTGCAGCAGCCCCAAGCGGGACACTGTCGCATCGAGGTATCTCGTGAAGAGATATTTGAG GAGTCGTATCGGCAGATAATGAAGATGAGGCCCAAAGATCTGAAGAAGCGTCTCATGGTTAAATTCAGAGGGGAGGAAGGCCTGGACTACGGCGGCGTGGCCAG GGAGTGGCTGTACCTGCTGTGTCATGAAATGTTGAACCCTTATTACGGCCTCTTCCAATACTCCACTGACAATATCTACACATTACAGATCAACCCCGACTCCTCCATTAACCCA GATCACCTATCATATTTCCACTTTGTGGGCCGCGTAATGGGGCTGGCAGTTTTTCATGGTCACTACATCAACGGGAGCTTCACGCTGCCCTTCTACAAACAGCTGCTCGGCAAACCCATTCAGCTCAATGACCTGGAGACCACCGACCCAGAGTTGCACAAGAGTCTCATCTGGATATT AGAGAACGACATCACTTCGGTCCTGGACCACACATTCTGTGTGGAGCATAATGCCTTTGGAAAGTTCCTACAACATGAACTCAAACCTAATGGCCGTAACATCCCTGTTACTGAGGAGAACAAGAAGGAATATGTCAG GCTTTATGTGAACTGGAGGTTTATGCGAGGAATTGAAGCCCAGTTTCTGGCACTCCAGAAGGGATTTAGTGAGCTTATCCCCCAACATCTCCTCAAACCTTTCGACCATAAAGAACTTGAG CTGATCATCGGCGGATTGGGGAAAATCGACTTGGCTGACTGGAAGACCAACACGCGCCTTAAGCACTGTACAAGTGAGAGCAACGTGGTGCGGTGGTTCTGGCAGGCGGTGGAGGCGTTCagtgaggagaggagaggacgCTTGCTGCAATTTGTCACGGGCTCCACCCGGGTCCCTTTACAGGGCTTCAAAGCACTGCAGG GTTCTGCAGGACCAAGACTTTTTACCATCCATTTGATAGACGCCAACACTGACAACTTGCCGAAGGCACACACATG TTTTAACAGGATAGACATCCCCCCCTACGAGTCTTACGAGAAACTTTACGAGAAACTGCTGACTGCCGTGGAGGAGACATGTGGCTTCGCTGTGGAGTGA